A section of the Haliaeetus albicilla chromosome 6, bHalAlb1.1, whole genome shotgun sequence genome encodes:
- the HTR1F gene encoding 5-hydroxytryptamine receptor 1F has translation MDLINSTEQNGTSEELFKWVTSKILISITLSVLALMTTAINSLVMTAIIVTRKLHHPANYLICSLAVTDFLVAVLVMPFSIAYIVKETWMMGQVVCDIWLSVDITCCTCSILHLSAIALDRYRAITDAVEYARKRTPKHAGIMIAVVWIISIFISMPPLFWRHQTTSRDDECIIKHDHIVFTIYSTFGAFYIPLALILILYYKIYKAAKTFHRRSVSRIVREEANGQVLLDAGERSTKSASMPSTAEKTSDPLVNCNKSNITLRSPRSESKHEKSWKKQRISSTRERKAATTLGLILGAFVICWLPFFVKEVVVNTCERCHISEDMSNFLAWLGYINSLINPLIYTIFNEDFKKAFQKLVQCRQYL, from the coding sequence ATGGATTTAATAAACTCAACTGAACAAAATGGTACATCAGAAGAACTATTCAAATGGGTGACATCCAAGATTCTCATTTCCATTACCCTGTCTGTGCTTGCACTAATGACAACGGCCATCAACTCTCTCGTGATGACTGCAATAATTGTGACAAGAAAGCTCCACCACCCCGCCAACTATCTAATCTGCTCTCTTGCAGTGACTGATTTCCTTGTGGCAGTCCTAGTGATGCCCTTCAGCATTGCCTACATTGTAAAGGagacctggatgatggggcaaGTGGTGTGTGACATTTGGCTGAGCGTGGACATTACGTGCTGCACGTGTTCCATCTTGCATCTCTCTGCCATTGCTTTGGACCGGTATAGAGCAATCACAGATGCTGTGGAATATGCAAGGAAAAGGACACCTAAGCATGCTGGCATCATGATTGCAGTGGTATGGATCATATCCATTTTTATCTCCATGCCACCTTTATTTTGGCGGCACCAGACGACCAGCAGGGATGACGAATGCATCATCAAACACGACCACATTGTTTTCACCATTTACTCTACATTTGGCGCCTTCTATATTCCTCTGGCCTTGATTCTGATCCTTTATTACAAGATATACAAGGCAGCAAAGACATTTCACAGAAGAAGTGTCAGCCGGATCGTAAGGGAGGAGGCAAATGGACAAGTCCTTTTGGATGCAGGTGAAAGAAGCACCAAATCGGCTTCAATGCCCAGCACAGCAGAGAAGACATCAGATCCCCTGGTGAACTGCAATAAAAGCAATATCACCCTACGAAGCCCTAGGTCTGAATCTAAGCACGAGAAGtcctggaaaaaacagagaatcTCTAGCACAAGAGAACGAAAGGCAGCAACTACGCTGGGTCTGATCTTGGGGGCATTTGTGATCTGCTGGCTccctttttttgtaaaagaagtAGTTGTTAATACCTGTGAAAGGTGTCACATCTCAGAAGACATGTCTAATTTCCTAGCATGGCTGGGATATATAAACTCCCTTATTAACCCTCTAATCTACACAATCTTTAATGAAGATTTCAAGAAAGCCTTCCAGAAGCTTGTGCAGTGTAGGCAATATCTTTAA